In the genome of Armatimonadota bacterium, the window CGAGCCTCGGCGCGACGGTCTCCCAGTCGGCCATGTTGCTGACGGCATGTTTGAGGTAGTCGGGCATGAACCCGTGCCGCCTGCCGGTGAAGACCTTCAGGTGGCGGCCGGCGACGTCCTGGATGATCTCGTGGTCGCCCTGTACCTCGATCACCTTCTTCTCAAATAGCGGGAGGAACGGCGGCTCGCACCATCCGAGTCCGAGGCCCGTGCCGAAAACGGCCTGGGGGTCGTACATGAAGAGGTTCGTCTCCTGCCAGTCCTCCGGCAGGCCCTCGCACTTCCATTTCTCGATCGCTTCCGGCCAGATCGAGAACTCCGCGCGGTGGAGTCGGTCCACCGGCCGGAACTCATACAAGGCTCTCATCCGCTCGCCCGGGGTCATGGTGTCTTCGGTCATAGTGTGCCGATTATAGCACGATGGTCCGCCCCGGGGAAGGCAGGTACTTGTACCAGTTTTCCGGTCAATCTCTTGACAGATGCCGTCATCGGCAGTAAACTGGCGGTAGTTCCGTTCTTCCCACCGCAGCCCATTGGAACCACCATACTTACTTCCGTTTGCCGTCAGGCAAGGAGTAACAACATGCGTTCAACCGGCAGGTATATCCTCATCATCGTCCTCGCGCTCATCATCGCGTCACCCGCCGGCGCGCAGTACGAGATATACCGCGCCAATCTGCATGTGCACACCCTCCAGGCCTGTGAGTCGTCCGGGGTACCAGACCATTGCGGCACCCAGACGCCGGATGAAACGATGGCAGCCGCCGCAGACCCCGGCCATCCGCTCAAGGTCGTTGGTCTGAGCGACCACGGCGGATCGCTCACCAACGGCGAGTGGCTCTATCCTTTTACGGGCGGATCATACTCAGGCCCTGGCGGAGTGATAGCGCTTCGCGGTTTCGAGTGGACCGCATCAGACCATGTCAATGTCTTCGGATCGAGTGACTACACGGACGCGGCGGTATTCGGTGATGGCACTCCGCCGACACCTCTCAGAACACATTTTGCCCCCACTGGCCCGGATGACACCGCCAGTCTCGTCAACTGGCTCAAGAGCGTAGGCAGCGCTTCAGGTTACGGTTCTCCACCCGTTGCACAGTTCAACCATATCGGCAGCTACAACCATTTCAGCGGATTTCCAGGCTGGGATGAACAAGTGGACCAGATAATGTGTCTGGCCGAACTCGGGGCAGGAGACCTGGCTTATTCATCACCGAGCGCGTCGGAGACCTACTTCCGCACAGCATTGCAGGCCGGATGGCACGTTGGGCCGTCGATCGGGATTGACAACCAGCAGCCGCTGGGCGATCAGGCCGCAACCCGTCACACCGGCATATGGGTCACACCAGGAAGCGGGCGGGCGGGCGTCATGGATGCGCTGAGACACAGGCGGGTGTTCGCCTCGGAGGACAAGGATTTCAGTCTGCGTTTTCGCTGCCAGGTTGATGGACAGTCAAGCTGGTACTGGATGGGAGATGTCATACCGGCGGGCGCTGGAGGCTTCACGTTTGAGGTGACCGCGTTCGATCCCAACCATATTGACCCCTGGAAGGAGTATTTCGCATCAATTGACTTGATGTGTTCGGGGCAGCCAGACCCCGTCAAGAGATGGGGCAGCCTCAACGACACCTACTTCTCCGACACCTTTCACTTGACCTATCAGGAAATCCGTGCCCTGCCCATGACCTCTCAGGGTCAGACGGCGCTCTATCTGCGGATACGGCAGACGGGCATCGCTGGCGCGGAGCGAGACTACATCTACTCCGCACCGATCTGGATACACCACTACACGCCAGCTCCCGGGACGATAACCACGAACATCACATGGAAAGCCAGCGGCAGTCCGTATGTCGTCAGCAACCTCACGATTCCCGCAGGTACGCGGCTCACCATCGAGCCCGGCACGGTCGTGAAGTTCGACAATAGGGCGTACTTGAGTGTCCAGGGCGAGATCCTAGCTCAAGGCACGGAATCTTCGCCGATCTACTTCACGAGCATCAAGGACGACAGTGTCGGTGGCGATACGAACGGTGACGGCAGTGCGACCGCCCCTGCTGCAAGAGACTGGTCTTACGTCTCGGTAAAGGGCGTCGGTGCAAGCGGGATCTTCGAGCACTGCGTCGCGAGGTATGGTGGATACCAGTACTGCAACGGCTACTGTTATTTCTACGGCATCCTCGACAGCAGAGATGGTGCCAGTTTGAGCATCGCGGACAGCAGCATCAGCCACGGTTCGCCCTACGGCATAACGTGCTGGGTGAGTCCCGGTTCGTCGCAGCCTGCAGCAAGCCTGCAGGTTGCAGACAGCGTCGTGTCGTCCTGTGTGTCAACAGGCATCTCGGTCAGCATCGGTTCCTCTCTCAGCATCACCGGCTGCACGGTATCAGGTTGCGGGGGAGGCATCTCGGTCAGCAACACTCCGTCACCCACTATCACCAACTGCACGGTAAGTGGCAACAGCGGGGGCGGGATATCCGTTAGCAGCAGTTCTTCTCCCAGCGTGACTGGCTGCACGGTGAATGGTAACGCGGGTAACGGATTGACTGTGTCGACCTGTCCGTCGCCTACCATCATCAATAACACGTTCACCGATAATGCAGGGTGGGCGGCTAGCGTGAGCTGCAGCCCCATGGGGGTCTTGACCTTCGACGGGAACAGCGCCTCTGGTAATGACCTGAATGGCCTTTGCGTAAATGGCAACATGGACTTGGACAACCGTTGGCATCCGACGGCGAACCTTCCGTACGTGGTCGGCGGTGGGTTGCAGGTCGCTGCCGGCGCACAACTGACCATCGAGCCCGGCACAGTCGTGAAGTCCCAGTACAGCTACAGCGACATCACTGTCGGCGGCAGTCTTGTGGCTCAAGGCACGGAATCTTCGCCGATCTACTTCACGAGCATCAAGGACGACAGTGTCGGTGGCGATACGAACGGTGACGGCAGTGCGACCGCCCCTGCTGCAAGAGACTGGTCTTACGTCTCGGTAAAGGGCGTCGGTGCAAGCGGGATCTTCGAGCACTGCGTCGCGAGGTATGGTGGATACCAGTACTGCAACGGCTACTGTTATTTCTACGGCATCCTCGACAGCAGAGATGGTGCCAGTTTGAGCATCGCGGACAGCAGCATCAGCCACGGTTCGCCCTACGGCATAACGTGCTGGGTGAGTCCCGGTTCGTCGCAGCCTGCAGCAAGCCTGCAGGTTGCAGACAGCGTCGTGTCGTCCTGTGTGTCAACAGGCATCTCGGTCAGCATCGGTTCCTCTCTCAGCATCACCGGCTGCACGGTATCAGGTTGCGGGGGAGGCATCTCGGTCAGCAACACTCCGTCACCCACTATCACCAACTGCACGGTGAGCGGCAACGCGGGTCATGGCATATCCTCCAGTTCGCTCGGACAGGTCGTCAAGAACTGCATCGTCGCGAACAACGGCTCGTACGGCGTGTACCTGACCGGAGCGTCGCCGAAAGTGCTTTACTGCGACCTCTGGGGCAACTCGACCAACTACTACGGCAGCCCGGATCTGACAGGCACGATCTTCGCCGATCCGCTCTTTGTGAACGCCGCTGCGGGCGATTACCATCTCCAGGCCGCATCTCCCTGCATAGACACCGGCGATCCGACGATGTTCGATCCGGATGGCACGCGCAGCGACATGGGCGCGCTGCCGTATGTGAACCCCATTCCTCTCGTCACCGTCGCCGGTTTGAGGGCGAAGGCCGATGCCGACGCGATTCGAGTCAAGTCCGCTATCGTGACTGCGGCGTTCTCCGACTGCTTCTACGTCGAGGCCGATGACCGCTCATCCGGGATGCGCGTGGAGATGCTCGGACACGCGCTCTCCGTCGGCATGCGAGCGGACGTGAATGGGGTCATGAGCACAAGTTCCTGGGGCGAGAGGTACATAGAGGCCGCGACAGCGGTGCAATCGGCTCCGCCCGGAGACACGGGCATCGTGGATCCGCTGTTCCTGCATGTCGGAAACATAGGCGGGCGGAACTGGAGCTACGACCCGGATACCGGAAGCGGGCAGATGGGCGTCAAGGACGGTTTCGGCCTGAACAACATCGGACTGCTCGTCTCCACCGCAGGCCGCGTGACATACAGTCCCGCGGGCTCGTATTTCGTGATCTCCGACGGCTCGGATATGACCGACCCCTCCGGATACACAGGGGTCAGAGTGTTGGTTGTCGGGCTTACGAAGCCGGAGGTCGGGCAGTGGGTGAAAGTGACCGGAATCAGCTCCATCTTCAAGTCGGGGACGGACTACTATCCGCTCATCCGCGTGCGCACCCAGTCGGACATCCTGCTGCTGAACTGACCCCTACCCCCCGATCGCCTTCTCCGCCGCCTCGATCGTGCGGGCGATGTCGTCGTCCGTGTGGGCGGTCGAGACGAACGCCGCCTCGAACTGGCTCGGCGCGAGGTAGATCCCCTGATTGAGCATCGCTCGGAAGAACGCCGCGTATCTCGCCGTGTCGGAGGTCTTGGCCGTCGCGTAGTCCGTGACCGGCTGGTCGGTGAAGAACGCGGTCATCATCGAGCCGACCCGGTTGATCCGCATCGGGATGTCACGGCTCACGGCGGCCTCGAGGAGCGCGTCGGCCAGGCGGTACGTCCTGCGGTCGAGGTCGTCGTAAGGCTTCTTCTCCCGGAGGATTCGGAGCGTCTCGATGCCCGCCGCCACCGCGACCGGATTGCCGGAGAGCGTCCCGGCCTGGTAGACCGGCCCGAGCGGCGCGACCTGCTCCATGATCTCTCGCCGTCCGCCGTATGCGCCCATCGGCATCCCGCCGCCGATGATCTTCCCCAAAGTCGTCATGTCGGGGGTCACGCCGAAGAGTTCCTGCGCGCCGCCGTACGCCAGCCGGAATCCGCTGATCACCTCATCGAAGATCAGCACGACGCCCCACTTGTGCGTCAGCTCGCGGAGGCCCTCCAGGTAGCCGGGCTTCGGGATCACGACGCCCATGTTGCCCGCGACCGGCTCGACCACGAGGCATGCGATCTCCCCGCCGATCGCGTCGAAGAGCGTCCGGACGGCATCGATATCGTTGTACGGGAGCACGATCGTATCGGAGGTCGCAGATTCGGGCACACCGGCGCTGTCCGGGATGCCCAAAGTCGCCACGCCCGATCCGGCCTTCGCCAGGAGCGAGTCGCCGTGCCCATGGTATCCGCCCTCGAACTTGACGATCTTGTCGCGGCCGGTGAACCCGCGCGCGAGGCGGACCGCGCTCATCACGGCCTCGGTCCCAGAACTGACGAGGCGCACCATCTCGACTGAGGGCACGGCCTCGACGATCATCTTCGCCAGCACGACCTCGCCCTCGGTGCTCGCGCCGAATGTCATCCCGCGCCCGGCGGCCCTGGTGACCGCTTCGACCACACGCGGGTGGGCGTGGCCGAGGATCAGGGGCCCCCATGAGCCGACGTAGTCTATGTAGCGGTTTTCATCGGCGTCCCAGATGTGGGACCCCTTGCCCCGGGCGACGAACACCGGGCCGCCGCCGACCGCCTTGAACGCGCGGACGGGGCTGTTCACCCCGCCGGGGATGTATTTCTGCGCCTCTTCGAAGAGCTCTGCCGATGTGTCTCTGTTCATGCGGTTTCCCCGGAACCTCCCCCAGTCGCTCCTTGACAAGGAGGGGAGCTAGATGTGCTGTCCCCCTTGCCAAGGGGGACCGGCCTCCGGGCCGAGGGGGTTCTGCTCCCCGCACATGCGGCCATATAACGATATACTCAGGGCTAACGGAGCGGGATATCACTCAGTCTCTTCGGGCGCGGCCTCCACGGTCGCGATTCGGACCGTCACCGCCGCCGTCCGGCCGTTCGCGAGCGACGTCCCCGCGGGCGCGACGAGGTTCACGCGCCTCGAAAAGGTCTCGGTCCGGTCGTCCAGCAGGATCGGTTCCGTGGACACGGTGCTGATCTCGATCAGGCGGGCCGGGCGGCCCGTGAGGGTGACGGACTGCGGTTCCACCTCGATGTCGAGCACCTTGTGCGGATAGGGCGGCTTCCCGGTGGTGACGGGGGAGATGAAGAGCACCTTGCTCACGTTTCCGCCGGACGCGTTGCCCCGGTGGTCGGCATACTGGTTCACGTAGACCCACACCAGTATGGCGATCGCGAGCGAGAGCAGCTTGTAGCCGATGTTGTGCCTCATCATCTAGTCCTGTGCCCGACGCCGCTGTCCCCGGTCCAGACCCGTGAGAGCGCCGAGGAGACCTTCCGGCGCAGATGCGACCTCGCGTCCTCTCCGGCGCCCGCCTGGAGGAGATAGAGCAGCTTCGCCTTGACCTGATCCGGGGTCAGCCCCCGCATCAGGCGGCCGTCGGCGGAGATCGAGATCGTGCCGGTCTCCTCGGACACGACCAGGACTATCGAGTCGCTCTGCTCGGTGATCCCGACGGCGGCCTTGTGCCTCGTGTGTATCATCGTGCCGATGCGCGGGCTGTCGCTGAGCGGGAGGATGCAGCTCGCGGCCACGATCCGGTCGCCGCGGATGATCACCGCGCCGTCGTGCAGGGGGCTTCCGGGGTGGAATATCGTTCTCAGCAGTTCCGACGAGACCTCCGCGTCCACTTCCTTGCCGGTGCGGATGGTGGTGTCGAGGCCTACCTCGCGCTCGACGACGATCAGCACGCCGGTCCTGGAGTTCGACGCCTCGGATGCGACCCTGGTAAGCTCCTCGACCAGCTTGGTGATGTCCTCGCGTCCCAGCATGACGAACCCGTCACCGAGGAACTTGAGCCGCCCGACCTGCTCGAGCGCGTGCCTAAGCTCGGGATAGAAGAGGATCACGAGGGCCACGGGGCCGAGGGGGAGGAAGACCTTGAGCAGCCAGTTGAGCGCGCGCAGGTTCAGCCACTCGCTGATGATGACGAAGAGGAAGAAGACGCCCAGCCCCCAGAGGATCTGCCACGCCCTGGTGCCCTTGACGAGCATCATCAGCTTGTAGGTGACGAACGCGACGACGGCTATGTCCGCGACGGTGGTCAGCAATCCGACATAGTCAACGCTGCCAAGCTGTGCAAACCAGTTTAAGACGGCCGACATTAGCTACGCGCCTGAGTGCAGTTATTTGGCCCGTGAACGAGGGGTTGGACTCGCTGAGAAGTATAGCACAGGAGCCGTGCCCGGTCAACACGAAACGCCCGTGACGAATCGCCTCCCGCCGGAAATGTTGACCGATGGG includes:
- the cdaA gene encoding diadenylate cyclase CdaA, whose amino-acid sequence is MSAVLNWFAQLGSVDYVGLLTTVADIAVVAFVTYKLMMLVKGTRAWQILWGLGVFFLFVIISEWLNLRALNWLLKVFLPLGPVALVILFYPELRHALEQVGRLKFLGDGFVMLGREDITKLVEELTRVASEASNSRTGVLIVVEREVGLDTTIRTGKEVDAEVSSELLRTIFHPGSPLHDGAVIIRGDRIVAASCILPLSDSPRIGTMIHTRHKAAVGITEQSDSIVLVVSEETGTISISADGRLMRGLTPDQVKAKLLYLLQAGAGEDARSHLRRKVSSALSRVWTGDSGVGHRTR
- the hemL gene encoding glutamate-1-semialdehyde 2,1-aminomutase, producing the protein MNRDTSAELFEEAQKYIPGGVNSPVRAFKAVGGGPVFVARGKGSHIWDADENRYIDYVGSWGPLILGHAHPRVVEAVTRAAGRGMTFGASTEGEVVLAKMIVEAVPSVEMVRLVSSGTEAVMSAVRLARGFTGRDKIVKFEGGYHGHGDSLLAKAGSGVATLGIPDSAGVPESATSDTIVLPYNDIDAVRTLFDAIGGEIACLVVEPVAGNMGVVIPKPGYLEGLRELTHKWGVVLIFDEVISGFRLAYGGAQELFGVTPDMTTLGKIIGGGMPMGAYGGRREIMEQVAPLGPVYQAGTLSGNPVAVAAGIETLRILREKKPYDDLDRRTYRLADALLEAAVSRDIPMRINRVGSMMTAFFTDQPVTDYATAKTSDTARYAAFFRAMLNQGIYLAPSQFEAAFVSTAHTDDDIARTIEAAEKAIGG
- a CDS encoding YbbR-like domain-containing protein, whose amino-acid sequence is MMRHNIGYKLLSLAIAILVWVYVNQYADHRGNASGGNVSKVLFISPVTTGKPPYPHKVLDIEVEPQSVTLTGRPARLIEISTVSTEPILLDDRTETFSRRVNLVAPAGTSLANGRTAAVTVRIATVEAAPEETE
- a CDS encoding right-handed parallel beta-helix repeat-containing protein, translated to MRSTGRYILIIVLALIIASPAGAQYEIYRANLHVHTLQACESSGVPDHCGTQTPDETMAAAADPGHPLKVVGLSDHGGSLTNGEWLYPFTGGSYSGPGGVIALRGFEWTASDHVNVFGSSDYTDAAVFGDGTPPTPLRTHFAPTGPDDTASLVNWLKSVGSASGYGSPPVAQFNHIGSYNHFSGFPGWDEQVDQIMCLAELGAGDLAYSSPSASETYFRTALQAGWHVGPSIGIDNQQPLGDQAATRHTGIWVTPGSGRAGVMDALRHRRVFASEDKDFSLRFRCQVDGQSSWYWMGDVIPAGAGGFTFEVTAFDPNHIDPWKEYFASIDLMCSGQPDPVKRWGSLNDTYFSDTFHLTYQEIRALPMTSQGQTALYLRIRQTGIAGAERDYIYSAPIWIHHYTPAPGTITTNITWKASGSPYVVSNLTIPAGTRLTIEPGTVVKFDNRAYLSVQGEILAQGTESSPIYFTSIKDDSVGGDTNGDGSATAPAARDWSYVSVKGVGASGIFEHCVARYGGYQYCNGYCYFYGILDSRDGASLSIADSSISHGSPYGITCWVSPGSSQPAASLQVADSVVSSCVSTGISVSIGSSLSITGCTVSGCGGGISVSNTPSPTITNCTVSGNSGGGISVSSSSSPSVTGCTVNGNAGNGLTVSTCPSPTIINNTFTDNAGWAASVSCSPMGVLTFDGNSASGNDLNGLCVNGNMDLDNRWHPTANLPYVVGGGLQVAAGAQLTIEPGTVVKSQYSYSDITVGGSLVAQGTESSPIYFTSIKDDSVGGDTNGDGSATAPAARDWSYVSVKGVGASGIFEHCVARYGGYQYCNGYCYFYGILDSRDGASLSIADSSISHGSPYGITCWVSPGSSQPAASLQVADSVVSSCVSTGISVSIGSSLSITGCTVSGCGGGISVSNTPSPTITNCTVSGNAGHGISSSSLGQVVKNCIVANNGSYGVYLTGASPKVLYCDLWGNSTNYYGSPDLTGTIFADPLFVNAAAGDYHLQAASPCIDTGDPTMFDPDGTRSDMGALPYVNPIPLVTVAGLRAKADADAIRVKSAIVTAAFSDCFYVEADDRSSGMRVEMLGHALSVGMRADVNGVMSTSSWGERYIEAATAVQSAPPGDTGIVDPLFLHVGNIGGRNWSYDPDTGSGQMGVKDGFGLNNIGLLVSTAGRVTYSPAGSYFVISDGSDMTDPSGYTGVRVLVVGLTKPEVGQWVKVTGISSIFKSGTDYYPLIRVRTQSDILLLN